The genomic interval TGGCCGGTCCGGCTGCTCCTGGCGATGATCATCATCTTCGCCGTCCAGGAAATTCTCGTTCTGTCTCCCGGCGCGGAGCGTATTGCGGAAATACTGGCGGAGAGCCTGGGAGTGCTGGTGGTTGTCGTCTTCCTTTACAAATTGCTCGATCTCGTTGATTATGAACTGATCCGGTTCGTGAAACGCGAGGATAACGATTACGATATGAACCTGGTGCAGTTCGTCCGTATCGCTGCCAAGGTCCTTATCGTTGTTTTCGGTGTTGTCTTTCTCATGAAGACCGTAACGGGAAAACCCATGACCACGCTCCTGGCCGGTCTCGGTATCGGCGGCCTCGCGGTGGCCCTGGCCGCCCAGGATACGCTGAAAAATCTTTTCGGCAGCTTCATGCTCATGATAGACAAACCATTTGCCGTGGGGGATTGGGTCAAGGTTGAAGGGACCGATGCCATCGTCGAGGAGATCGGCTTCCGGTGCACCCGCCTCAGGAGTTTCTGGGGGAACCTTATCTCGATACCGAATGAGAAAATGGCTTCCATGAGTATTGAAAACGTGCAGCGGCGGCCGTACATCAGGCGCTGGATGAACCTGACCATTACCTATGACACACCCCCGAAGAAGGTGGAACGGGCCGTGGCTATCGTCAAGGATATCCTTTCAAGTCGGCCCGAACTGGATCCGGCCTATCCGCCCCGGGTCCATTTCAACAATTTTAATGACGCGTCGCTGAACATTCTTGTCGTGTACTGGTATCGTATCAATAATTACTGGGAATCGATGGTGTTCAACGAAAAGATAAACTTCGAGGTGCTCCGGGCCTTCAATGAGGAGGGGATCGAATTCGCTTTCCCGACCACCACCACCTACCTGGCCCATGATGAGCGGAGGCCGCTCACGTTTACCCTTGCCGGGTCACCGGGGGTACTGCCGGAGGGGACGCGGACGAATTGAAAAAAACCGGAAGATGTCGGACCGTTGCGGCATCACCTCTTGAAAAAATATCTTGAATAGAGTGTGAAAGGAGCATAAAGAAACAAACAATACGAAGCCGTTACGGGAAGCAATGCCGGCGGCGAAACCCATCACGGAATGAGAACGTGAAAACAGAGGTGGATACAACACTTGCGGGTTCAAAAAGGGGCGGGAGGGCCGTTCTCGTGCTGACCCGCAACCATGACGACGCGCGGAAGCTCTCCCCCTGTTTCCGGGGTGGCAGGTCCATCGATGAAACTGATACCGTGGCATCGGCCCTTGAGATGCTCCGCAGGAAGCACTACGATTTTGTCTTTGCGGACATTGAGATCCTTCGAGAAAAACTGGCGGGAAATGGATACAAGACAGTCCTCCAGCCCTTCTGGCTCGCTTCTTCAGGCGTGGAGATCATCGTCATGGCCCCCCAGGAAATGATCAGGGAGGCCGTCATGGCCGTCAAGGCCGGCGCCAGCAACTATCTGACCTATCCCCTGAATCCCGATGAAGTGAAGTTCGTCACCGACAGCATCTATGAATCGGTCGTCATGCAGTCGGAATTCGAATACCTGCGCGACAAGTTCTGGGAGAAAGATTCACTCGAAGCGGCTCAGACCCGGAGCCCCCTCATGAAGAAGGTCTTCGAAAAGCTGAAAATGGTATCCTCCACGAAAAGCACCGTTCTCCTCAGTGGTGAAACGGGAACGGGTAAGGGGGTCCTTGCCCGCCTGATACACAGCCACAGTAACCGCAGTGAGGGGCCGTTCATCGGCCTGCACTGCGGCGCCATTCCGGATACACTGCTGGAAAGCGAGCTTTTCGGTCACGAGAAGGGGGCCTTCACGGGTGCCGTGAAGCGACAGATGGGAAAATTCGAGATTGCCAAGGGTGGGACCATCTTTCTTGATGAGATCGCCACGATAACACCGCCGGCCCAGATCAAACTGCTTCAGGTTCTCCAGGACGAAGTGTTCCAGCGTGTCGGTGGCGAGGAGGTCATCGAGGCCGATGTGCGGGTCATCGCCGCGACCAACACGGACCTGAAATACATGACCGATGTCGGCCAGTTCAGAAGGGACCTGTATTATCGTCTGAACGTGTTCCCCATAGAGATCCCGCCTCTGCGGGAGCGTCCCGAGGACATTCCCCTCTTTATCGATATCTTTCTGAAGAAGCTGAACAAGTTTTCCACCAAGGAGATATACGGCGTCCATCCCGATGTCATCAAGGCATTTCGGAAATACTCATGGCCGGGCAACATAAGGGAACTTCAGAACCTGATCGAACGGGCCTATATCATAGAGGAATCATCCGTGTTGACACCTGAGAGCTTCCCCTCGGAACTCTTTGCGGATGATCTCTGTGTCGGGGGCGTGATGGTCGATACATCACTGACCCTGCGCGAGTTGCGCCAGTCGGGAATAGAGCAGCTTGAGCGGCTCTACGTGAAAGACCTCCTCAGGGAGAAGAAGGGCAGTATAAAAGATACGGCCGCCGCCGCGGGGATCACCACCCGCCACCTCTTCAAGCTGATGAAAAAATACGACCTCCACAAGGAAGACTTTAAAAGCAAAGGCGGTTGACCATACAACATCAACAGCCTGTTACCCTGATGTGTATCCCTTTTGAAGCGGGTTTTACGGGGTTTAAAAGTTTTTCTCCTCCCTTTGTAAAGGGAGGCCGGGAGGGATTTTTGTATGTAAAATCCCCCTTGATCCCCCTTTGCCAAAGGGGGAACTAAAGGAACACTTGATATCTCGCGTTTTACGATTTTCACTCTGTCGCTCTGTCGCTTTGCCCCTTTGTCGCTTTGCCTTTTTCCCACCGAAACGTTTGCTTGATAACTTTTATCAATTATGCAAAATTAAACACATATCATCATCTATGTTCTGAGGATTGCCGAAGGCCGGCACGGTTGTTTTCGGATCGCCGGAAGTGATCCGGCGCGGTGCCGGCGGTTTTCAGGCGGCGTGATCGGGCATACCGATCACCGGGGACGGCAAGAGTGGGGGGCTGGTCGTGACATCCATGGACGTTTCTGAACGCGAGTATACTGAGCACCAGATCCGTGAACGCATAAAAGAGTTGCAGGCGTTTTACAATCTGTCAGAACTGGTCGCGAGGGAAGACATCAGCCTGGATGAACTGTTTCAGGAATATGCGAATATCCTGCCGAGAAGCTGGCAATACCCCGCAATCGCCTGTGCCAGGATAAAGGTCGATGGAAGCGAGTTCCGTTCGGATAACTTCAGGGAATCCGAATGGATACTGTCTGAGCCGCTCAAGGTACACGGCTCGGTTGCGGGGAAGATCGAAGTTGCGTACCTTGAAGAGATGCCGGATAGTGACGTGGGGCCGTTCCTGAAGGAGGAAAGGCAGCTCTTGAAGGCCATCGCCGAGCGGCTGGGGCACATCATCGAGCGCAAACGTGGCGAGGAGGAAGTACGAAAACTTCTCTCGGAAAAGGAACTCCTCCTCAGGGAAGTGCACCATCGTATCAAGAACAACATGTCAACGGTTATGGGCATGCTGTCACTCCAGGCGGATGCTTTGAATGACCCATCATGTGCCTCTTCTCTCGCTGATGCGCGAAGCCGTATCCAGAGCATGATGGTTTTGTATGACAGGTTGTACCGGTCTTCTGATTTCAGGGCGATATCGACGGAGGAATACATTGCATCCCTGATCGATGAGATCGTCGGTAATTTCCCCAACCATAGATCGGTCAGAATAGAAAAACGGATAGATGATCGGGTCCTCGACGCGAAGACCTTATCCCCTGTGGGTATCATTCTCAATGAGTTGCTCACGAACGCGATGAAACACGCCTTTGCCGGCAGGGAAGAAGGGTTGATAGGCGTGACCTTTTCGTTCCGGGACGGCCATGCGATCCTCGATATTTACGATGATGGCGTGGGTATTCCGGAAGACTTCGATATCAAGGCCTCCACCGGGTTCGGGATGCAGCTCGTCGACATGCTCACGGAACAGCTTGGAGGGACCCTTCGGGTCGAACGGCGGCAGGGG from Deltaproteobacteria bacterium carries:
- a CDS encoding sigma-54-dependent Fis family transcriptional regulator, whose amino-acid sequence is MLRRKHYDFVFADIEILREKLAGNGYKTVLQPFWLASSGVEIIVMAPQEMIREAVMAVKAGASNYLTYPLNPDEVKFVTDSIYESVVMQSEFEYLRDKFWEKDSLEAAQTRSPLMKKVFEKLKMVSSTKSTVLLSGETGTGKGVLARLIHSHSNRSEGPFIGLHCGAIPDTLLESELFGHEKGAFTGAVKRQMGKFEIAKGGTIFLDEIATITPPAQIKLLQVLQDEVFQRVGGEEVIEADVRVIAATNTDLKYMTDVGQFRRDLYYRLNVFPIEIPPLRERPEDIPLFIDIFLKKLNKFSTKEIYGVHPDVIKAFRKYSWPGNIRELQNLIERAYIIEESSVLTPESFPSELFADDLCVGGVMVDTSLTLRELRQSGIEQLERLYVKDLLREKKGSIKDTAAAAGITTRHLFKLMKKYDLHKEDFKSKGG
- a CDS encoding mechanosensitive ion channel family protein, with the protein product MEGFRSLMGQLNALIAGAIAGNEVWRFVASLVIIVGGFSLLEVLWRRANRWVEDVMDKKQYRKWLPHLSGFLPAARVAAAAVLLRLSEVPLFLPERLLALLHGLEAFLLALALMIFLFQCIRLLDLVSIILPGRYRRKFTEDILKGLKGILRIAGVLLTAAAFIYTQKSILPAWLVESSAWRYLSLMFVVLILFLGGRFFNSFLQTVTTALKDSTERARLRLVMQASLWPVRLLLAMIIIFAVQEILVLSPGAERIAEILAESLGVLVVVVFLYKLLDLVDYELIRFVKREDNDYDMNLVQFVRIAAKVLIVVFGVVFLMKTVTGKPMTTLLAGLGIGGLAVALAAQDTLKNLFGSFMLMIDKPFAVGDWVKVEGTDAIVEEIGFRCTRLRSFWGNLISIPNEKMASMSIENVQRRPYIRRWMNLTITYDTPPKKVERAVAIVKDILSSRPELDPAYPPRVHFNNFNDASLNILVVYWYRINNYWESMVFNEKINFEVLRAFNEEGIEFAFPTTTTYLAHDERRPLTFTLAGSPGVLPEGTRTN